The window CTCTGCGATTGGGGCATTGAGCACGAAGAGTGTAAAGAGGAGCGTGAATGTGACGGGCAAACAGCACTTACGGCTGGTGTGATAGAGGCGTACATAAGTTGTATGCATGAGTGTGTTGTTACGTCTTTTGTCTCAGCTGTCTGGGgtggtggggtgatggggtggtggggtggtgaagtagtggtggtgtcaaCGGTCACCCGGAGTCCCGGAGCGTTGGGTACTGTGACCGGAAGCGAAGTGCAAAACCAAAAGATGAAGAATTGTGGAACTgaatgatagaagaaaaggCAGCTTTGTGTAATCAGTAAATAAGGATGAATTACTGACGTTCGTGGTGTTTGAAAGATTCGGACACACACCTTGAAATAAATTGTTTTTCGTGAGTGGAAACAGCCGCATCACTGGACACTGGTTCAGAACTTCAGACCCACTTCACCAGCTGAAACGAGTGGATGTAGAGGAATACGTGAGttattactaatttattttattgtcatatttataatatatatatatatatatatatatatatatatatatatatatatatatatatatatatatatatatatatatatatatatagactatatattctttttatatccGATAGTTAGTTTACTTACGTTGGTTACGCTAAATAAgtgttttatacatatatataacctGTACATTAAATTATTGATAGAGCTATTATCCCTGGCCAGAGGTTGtgttctctgttgttgttgttgttgttgttgttcttaaagaaaatattatttcTGGCAGCAAGGACAGGCCTACTCGTGTCACGTTCTCAACGCTGTGCCTCCTCAATCTCAACGCTGTGGACGTGTTAAATTACGTTAACATAGGCTAACAAAAGGGTTTTCAGTAAAGTAAATCTATATAAAACGAAAATCAGATGCAGCTTAAATACAGAAACAGTGAATGGGGCATTGTTGGCTGCTGAATGCATCAAAGAACAAAATTCATGTGTACAGTTTAACCCTACGAAAGATATGTTGGCAAGGGTTAAAAATAGCTCAGCGCTGTATGATAATGTGTCTTAAGGAAGTTATTTGGGTACACACTATAGGGAAAAAAGGTATATTCTATATTGATGGGTATGTGCAGTAGGCCTAGTAAACAAAACTTTCAGGAAGGTAATAATTGTTCAGCTCTGTATGTCTTATTTAAAGAAGCGAGACCTACAACCAATAGTAGTGTGTTGTGCGCTCCTTAGATCTATGGTCTTGTGTTATAGGGTTTGGTGGAAGCTGAAATAAATGTATAGTGGTTCAGTGGAAATATTTGCCAACATTGTATGAGGTCAGATTGTAGAAGTATTCCTTTTAACTGAATACAAATTCAGAATTTCAAGACACCGGGAGCACGGGAGGTTACAAACTTAATTATCATGTTAATATAATAATCTGAGTAGGGACCAAACAGATTCCAGTTAATGTTGTCATATTGAAAGCGCAAAGCGAAAAATTTAGAATTGAATTTAGCGTAAGCCTCGATCCATGATTAGCTGTAGGTACCGCTCCATTAATGTTATGTTGGGGGGTGTTAACATCAATCAATATGGATAATGAGGGAGATTTGCGCTCATTTCAGTGGATTTTAAGGTCATCACCAAAAATCTTAATTTTAGATTGGACGTTGTTAtgttccaggaaaaaaaaaaaaaaaactgaattccAGCAAATACCAAATTATTCACATGCAGAACACACCAATGAAtaaacaacaaggaacacaactcaattCAATGCGAaggatgcatctgtttcttcccCAGCTGATCGATGCCAAATTGTCTTGTGTAAAGCAATAATAGTTTTTCTGAGAAATTAGTTCATTCAATTTAACTGAAAATCGCATAAAAGTCTCACTACCACCTGGAAGACATACTAGTTAGCATatcacaagtgtgtgtgtgtgtgtgtgtgtgtgtgtgtgtgtgtgtgtgtgtgtgtgtgtgtgtgtgtgtgtgtgtgtgtgtgtgtgtgtgtgtgtgtgtgtgtgtgtgtgtgtgtgtgtgtgtgtgtgtgtgtgtgtgtgtgtgtgtgtgtgtgtgtgtgtgtgtgtgtgtgcaacttaTCTTTCTTACTTCGTTTTATTACGAAAATGTGAAGAGCAGACGAGAAGttttgatgaaggaaagaaactcATCGCTCCTGATATGTGTACGGATATTGAAACATTGGTTGTATACAGTGTTATTAAgagtaaagagaaacaaaacagcgacctccaaatcataacatataaatcttgacctccttgtcctcacaaacaaaacagcgacctccaaatcataacatataaatcttgacctccttgtcctcacaaacaaaacagcgacctccaaatcataacatataaatcttgacctccttgtcttcacaaacaaaacagcgacctccaaatcataacatataaatcttgacctccttgtcctcgtaaacaaaacagcgacctccaaatcataacatataaatcttgacctccttgtcctcacaaacaaaacagcgacctccaaatcataacatataaatcttgacctccttgtcttcacaaacaaaacagcgacctccaaatcataacatataaatcttgacctccttgtcctcgtaaacaaaacagcgacctccaaatcataacatataaatcttgacctctttgtcctcacaaacaaaacagcgacctccaaatcatatcatataaatcttgacctcctTGTCCTGGTAAACAAAACAGCGACCTCCATGTCCtaacaaaagttttttttttttttttttttttttttttttgcctctcagGCGATTCATAACTCATTCCGTTCCCAGATTCTTCtttggtgtttcttttcctgtgtcTCGTCTCCTTCCTTGGTGTCGTTCTTTTCAAATCCCAGCAGTAGTCTTTCATGTTTCAATATCTGCTCATTCACTGCATTTGCCAGCCTTTGTGCGTGTTCACTGGCTTGTTCGCTACTTTCCTGATATTCCTGGTCTGCGAATTTTCTTTCTGGTTTGCTTTCCTGTGTCTCGTCTACTTCTTTGGTGTATTTCTTCTCTAATCCCagcagtaatctttcatgtttcAATATCTGCTCATTCACTGCATTTGCCAGCCTTTGTGCGTGTTCACTGGCTTGTTCGCTACTTTCCCGATATTCCTGGTCTGCgatttttctttctagtttgcTTTCCTGTGTCTCGTCTCCTTCCTTGGTGTCGTTCTTTTCAAATCCCAGCAGTTGTCTTTCATGTTTGAATATCTGCTCATTCACCGCATTTGCCAGCCTTTGTGCGTGTTCACTGGCATGTTCGCTATTTTCCCGagactctttttcttgttcttcaggGACCAAGTGTTCTGACTGATAGAAGACTTCATATCCCTGGTAACGGTTCTCTGAGGTGTCTTGAGACTCGAACTCAGTTACTATGTCAATCGTGCTCAGCCGTTCCTTGTGTTCCGCTTCTTGCATCAGCTGTGCCACTTGccattcttcctttgttctttcatcatctgtTGCTTTTCCTTGACCGTGTTCCTCGGAGATCGTGGCGCATCCTTTTTGCAGCCTGTCAATAGTTAGCGCAGCCACGTACACGGCTCGCTCGTGATATTGACGAATTTCAACTTTCTCCTCTTGTGCCTCTTGGTAAGCTTTCTTCAGAAGAGAGAGTTCGTCTTTCAtcgctttcctttcctcctcaattTCTTTGTACCTTAGCGGGGCTTCTGATgtaatcttgtttttctctctgtcgACCTTGGCTTGTAGAGACTCAACATGCTGCATCATTGTCTCTTTGGTCGCATGCCATTCGTCTACTGCAGTCCTGGCGGAGTTGGCAATTTGCTGTTCTTTCACCGCCATTTCTGCCATGTCCTTCAtcaacctttccttttcttcttgggcttgttcatattccttctttgtATAAGTTAGTTCGTCTTCcactgctttcttttccttcatgagCATATCGTACTTTTCTTGGGCCTCTGTTAAGGCCCATTTCTTCTCCTGGTCTGCCCTCAACAGAAGAGACTGGGCATggtgtttcttctcctcttctgttctttgCCATTCTTCCATGATGTTATTGATGCGCTCGGCCATTTGATGGTTAATGGCGGCCATCTCATCCACATCATCAAGCAGGCTCTCCTTGACGTCCTGCAGCCGGAGGTGGTCCTGCCTCAGGCTATTGTGCTGCTCCCGGAGACCGTGCAGCTCTTGTTGCACGTCCCGGAAGCTCCTCTTGAGGCTGCCGTGGGCAGCCCCAAGGTCACGCTGGTCCTTTGCAAGACCAGCGTGGTCCGTCTGCAGGGTCTCATGCTGCCTCTGCAGGGTCTCGTGCACCTGAAGCAGGGCCTCGTGCTGGTGAAGCAGGGCCACGTGCTCCTGGTGCAGGTCCTCGTGCTTGGCAAGCAGAGTCGCCTGCTCGTCGTGCAGGAGCGCGCGCTCCTGTTGTAGAGCAGCGCGCTCCTGCCGCAGCACCTGGAGGTCGCCCAGGACCTGCAGGTTCTCCCTCAGGACGTCTGAGTGTTTCTCACTCAGCCTGAGGTAGCCCTGCTGGGCATCCTCCAGTGCTTCCTTCAGGAAGCTGCTGGACCAGGCCAGCAGCTCCTGTCCATTACCGGCACACTCTGCCGTGTGCCGGTCCTCACATCCTTAGCTGTGGCCGCCACGAGGGCGGCCCACAGCGTTATGATCCATAATGTTAACTTAATTCGCATACAAATGTAATTCTTAATGTGTGAGTGTAAGGGAAAGTGACGTTTGAGGGTGCAGATCCAATGAAGGCTGGTGTCCTGCAGTACACATCCCTACGCTGTGATTATTAGGCTCATTTCTGCTCTATAAAGTCCTAAAGATGAACAACGTTCCTTGTAGCCCTGCGGTGCCTCTTACTGGGACAGGGTCAGTACAAGTCAGGgctcaacaaacaaacacatcaagCATTGACTGTTCCCGTGGGTCACTGCTCACCTTCCATCAttcaaaacagcaaaacaacaacaacacgtgtTTTCACTCGAAGTATCACTATTCtccattgctcctcctcctcctcctccttctcttccctcagtcTGTTGTTAAGaaaccctctccctccacttctctccatttctctttcaatctttattCACCTAGTGGCTGTGATACTCACCTAGCCATAAGAGTGCTCGTCCTGAATGATGTTAACCTTTTCATAGCAGCACGAAACATTACCACCAATGGAACCAATGCAATAATGtatatcacagagagagagagagagagagagagagagagagagagagagagagagagagagagagagagagagagagagagaagtgaatggATTTTATTTAACTAAAGATCGCATTTCGTCCGGAGAGTAGCTTGCGTCATAGAAtagtgactcctcctcctttccttactaaTACCTGGGTTAGTTTGTGTGGCAAGTGATCCCTGTGTCGCCTGTAGGTATAGTTTTGTATGTCTCCTCTGCACACCAAAACCCCAGGACTGTGTATAAGGTGTATGAGAACAATAATTCGCGTGTAGAACAATCAGTTAGTGGTTTGAGACAAATCCCTCGCTGTAGTGcatatgtttgtctgtcaggGATTTGTTCTCAGACGTGGTTCTTTTTAGCCTTGACTTGGTGGCTTCCAGAATGTGTTGTACTTGTCCCTCCccttcacacatacatacaaacacactaaacataaataagaaactTGACTCAACTAtgaaaatacagataaatatacaaataggtaactaggcaacacacacacaaaccttaccTCGCTAGtgtagaaacaaacacacatacatacacacacacatacataggaATCATAAGTAAGAAGCTTGACTTAACTACGAAAATACAGACAACATACAAATTAGTAACTAGGCAGcccctgttcacacacacagacacacagacacacacagacacataaacCTTGACTCACTAGTATAGAAATATAagtaaacacatacatacacacacacagacacttcaGCAGCAGTACCAATAGAATGCTGAGGGCAGAATGCTCATGAGAAGTTACAGCACAAGACCAAACTCCCTcatcctgtgtccctcccttgAATTAGTGTGTAGTATTTTGTAAACCTCACCACAACCAACTGAACAAAAGTAACCACATTGAACATTTCAGCGTATTAACTTCTatcaggctgtagtggaagatgtaaaggttctcaagagtgttttctgggttctagtgatagtttaacccccttcagtactgggacatatttttaccttgagttttgtgtatgattagaccatttcattgacattaagaagactCTATGAAGgccagaagactaatggcctcagtcttcactattttaatccctcacatgagtttctgaagctgttttaaGTCaataaatagtcaccagaattaacatgtctggtactgaagggttaagcatCATTTCTGCATTGTGGACAGAAAAACGTTCTTGAGAATGTGACCTCTCATCTCTGTGgtgtttgaaaatagttgtggtgagaaagTTAAGTGTTGCAAAATATGGGCCTTGTTATGTCACTGTAAAGAGTTAATAGagatttattcatgtatttctaACTATGCAGTGAGTTTTGGGCCATACTTGTTACTGAATAGGTGTTGTTTGTGGGTGATTATGAGGTGAGTGCGTGAAAGATGTGAAAAGTGAGTGATAGAGGAAAGAAACGTGATAATAAatgtttttctcacttttattaaTGATTTTGTCTGCTTCATTTtgcagtgtgtgtatgtcagaGTGATTGATGCTTTCtgaactgtcacacacacacacacacacacacacacacacacacacacacacacacacacacacacacacacacacacacagacatacatacaggaGTAAAACTTGCATTGTATACCAGCACTCATTATAAATTCTCACTCCAAGCATGTGAACCtccttacatgtgtgtgtgtgtgtgtgtgtgtgtgtgtgtgtgtgtgtgtgtgtgtgtgtgtaattcactgtttgatctgctgcagtctctgacgagacagccagacgttaccctacggaacgagctcagagctcattatttccgatcttgggataggtctgagaccaggcacacaccacacaccgggacaacaaggtcacaactcctcgatttacatcccgtacctactcactgctaggtgaacaggggctacacgtgaaaggagactcacccaaatatctccacccggccggggaattaaaccccggtcctctggcttgtgaagccagcgttgtgtgtgtgtgtgtgtgtgtgtgtgtgtgtgtgagaaagaacaagagctaGTCCTTCTATGCGTACTAGTTACTAATTCTGTTGTGTAGTGCAGCCATCAACTGTCTTCCTGGTTCAAGACACGTGTTTCTGAATGATCAAAGTCTactaatacaaaggaacatgataAGACCACATAATTTCTCTTAACATTTTATTTACTGATCTTTTTCATGTTACCAGTTGAATGTCACTAAATTGTCAAGCTACAACAATGCAAAGTGAAATGTTAATACCCAGGCATTTCTCTGTGAGTGTTTTATTTGGGGATGTTTTAATGTTGCAAATGTTGTGCTTTGTTCCTGTGCACAAATTCAGTATTGGTATTTAAGTATTGGTCATTTGAAAGCTACTCAGGAAAAGGCAGTAATGAAAATTGTTTTGAATTGGAAGCTAACAGAATTTATGGTTATTTCATCTGACATCTTTCTAATTTTCGTATATTTAAATCATACAAAAACTCGTCATTCATAAACTAAAACCAAAAAACCAAATCCGAATTCCCGTTCATGagggcgaaggtgggcaggagCAGGTACTggcagtggttgtagtggtggtgttggtggtatttatatgcttgtgtgaagatagatggataagcggttaatttgatgggttgaaagatatgtaaatggatagttggataaacaaacagatagatggataggtaggcagatagataagtcaatgaaTTCCTATATAATTAACAAGTTAGAAGTGTATGTTTATAGAAAAAtatctatattcctctacttagtatcctttcaccctggtttattgttagaaatactcgtataacaGGTGGTAGAattagagaatgagagaaatactATAGTCCGCCTTTTAGACACCTTGATTCTCGTTCCGTAGGAGCAGCagacactcgctgtacaactagATACTAttaaatatttcctgctttatcAAATAACCATaactggacacgataacgaagagaaagatgtcacaataaagaataaaacgacatgtggtatttgcaAAAGTATtgtgtctcattaataagagatttaacATGATATTATGCCTATTTAATAAAGTTTCAATTGATTATATTAGATAATTTATTAAACCTCTCATATAGTATAAGCTTTAAACTGcaaattattcattaattttggtgtatttgtACGATAATTTTGTCCATAATTCCCAAAAATTGGTACGACAATTTCGGGGAGAAAATAATTTTCAAGCTTAGGTACGATAATTTCGTGAAAAAAATCTGGCAGCCCTGGCTTGAAGCGCCAGTAGTGgtctggtaatggtgatggtggtaacagtggtggtgggctGTACTGTACAgtcttgctacacacacacacacacacacacacgcacacacttataTATCTCAAAAACTcttaaacacccccaaacatctCCAGAACCTACCTAaatatacccaaacacacacacacacacaagtgcagTGTTGCTATATTCCCGCAGTGTTTAACAGCAAGAAGCAAGCACCTTGGGAAGCAGTGCAAACCTTCACCACTCCATGCACACTGCCTCAAGATCACTTATTTAAGGTACTTTTAAGGTCATTCAGTTAGTTGTAGGTGTCCTTTACatgtgagagtgaaaacagtgcctAAATATTGAAAAGGTGTTAGATATAACGAGCAGTTATGAAGCAAGTCATTATTACcagctgttattttctttcttttaacttacCGTAAGCCAAGCATGTCCCAGAATGCACCCACTGGTGTACCATTTCATATCCATGGTCATATATTTCCGATATGGCGTaattttgttgtggtgacatGATAAAGGCAACAAATGGAGCCCGCCACGGCCGTTGCCTCCGGCCCTGTCTTTCCCCGACACCCGAGCGCCGACCCTGTCCCACCAACGGCAGCCTGCGGGGTCaaactactttttttcatattatttgctAACGcgaatattacgcttccatggtgttTTTATGCTTTCTATAAAtagttcgttgtgtttgaagtgtgttccgcgcctgtgttggGTCAATATggggcgtttagtggtgttttacaCCTTAAATATGAGTTGCCAAAACGgtcaaaatttttcatattccaatttgagtttttttatttgaaggtataagtgggcctttataaTATCAAAGAATCgtctgtcctcttttaagtgtgaaatcaatctattgagtgaaatatgtggactttgaaatggtgtttggtgctgttgtataaagctcttattttctttattttatttgctcacgtttctgcttctcggtctaactctctgtagaatgccctaaaagacagctcagactccctgaaatgtgataaaatactcgcgaagtgaaaatggcttgactttacaggacgttttaagagatttatgggttaaaatgtttttgtacttttaacgtacttaactTAGACATTTTTTAAGAACTAGttgagctggagatattttgataattTGAAAATTGGTTTaggtatttatcacgtcataaaataacaagcattcggccgtggcttcgttttttcaaaaattcatttttaaaattaaattatttacgtaatttagccgagtcatcCCTGCTCCCGTTCTCtgtgatgaccacagcccaggtggtgagTCACCATACCCTCAGGCTGGCGCCGCTTTTCCAAACccccagttcgtcaatattttgcctaatatctggtgatttctacgtgatttcgtgtgtttctacgtccaggtgtgtagataatagtagcaggaggaagaaaggagaaataaaggaggataaagaggaaggaaggagaaagggaggatgaagagaagcagTAAAGCTACAATATTTAAGTCACCCATCATTTCCTCAATagtttgtctaatatctagcgttttgatgtatttctaggctcagacgtgtagaTGGAACCaatacaaggaggaagaaagagaaacaaaggaggagaatgatgaagaaatgagaaatagaggcggaataggagaaggaaccaAGGTGTaacatttaggtaagtgtcccttttaatcctagcattctttataatgcatactgttggtgtTAGTGTATATTTTgggtattttaagtgtgttCCGTAGTGTTGCAAGGTGTTGTgagtatgttttgtgtgtttccaGTGTGTTTTAGATCTCTTAGGTATATTTTGCGTGggttgagtgtggtgtggaggtgtatTTGAgcatttgggtgttttgagtgtgttttggaacCATTTTGAGGGATGTATAATATTTTGAGTCTGGTTTGCGTTCATTTTGAGTGATATAAGTGGTGTAGGtatgtgttagggtgtgtgggggtgatttGGGTATAATTCGGTGTTTCTAgtgaattttgtgtgtttcgaggcattttaagatattacatggtattttaagtgtgtgtgtgtgtgtgtgtgtgtgtgtgtgtgtgtgtgtgtgtgtgtgtgtgtgtgtgtgtgatttggtaTTGGTATTGGTGTAGCTATACAGTGTGTTtctagtgaattgtaagtgcgtttgtTGGtactttgaggtgttgcatggtggcaGTATCCAAGGTGATGTGGCAAAGCTAGGTTCAATAATTTCACAGTCTTGACCAATATAACAGGTTCGGGagagtgttccaaattgatatggacggTAAACTGAACAATGGTTTTGGCATTTTGTAAGCACGAGCGATAATTTGGAAGTTATCATTGAGTCGGTAGgcttgtgtgtgggtggggttaaTTCACAGTACATAATCTCGAGAacattaagatgaaaataatgacaaatatttaatGTGATTCACAGTATACGTAGAGGTGAATGACATTGGGCAACCTTGCTTATTGTAGGCAACATTAATGTGAACCtttgagtgtgggtgtgggagtagtttttgtggtttgtctgttatttgtatttaaaggagagacggagagcTATGATCAATAGGATTGTTGTAACTTACTGCTAGGgattctctctcttaaaacaccatCCAGTCCATCTAAATTTACCTTAGCATAGTCTAAGTCATGAATAATAGTGGTGTTAAAATACAAAGCCAGCATCTCACTCACACAATGCAATGCTGGCAGACATACCTACAGACGACCCCCGCACGGAACAGCAACGACTTATGTGCCTCAGACAGTCAGTTCTCCTACTGCTGTGTCAATGGTATCCCGAAGCAGCGCATGTGTGATGGCTTCAATGACTACTGCAGtaacggagaggtgaggagatggTCTTGCTTTTGTCACTCTGGTACGCAAGGCTTAACTCATGCCCTGAACTTcattgtttcatataaaagttgcagGTTTTCTTACAATGTATACAGTATAATAAAAGATCACAACTTGACAGTACTGATACAAATGCCTTCCTTTTGGCAGGATGagtttgtgcagctgtgtggcACTGACGAGTGCCGGGAGAAGAATGTCGGGTGTGAGCCCCTGTGCATTAACACTCGAGAGTCATACTACTGCCAGTGCCGGCCAGCATACTGACTCGTCAGGAAGTTCAactgtgaaggtgaggcctggactgtcactgtcactctacGGTGTGTCTTCTTAAACTTCTCAGTCCTTCACCTCTACATTTAGCAACCTAAAGAAGTTATTATGGTATTCAAGGgtacttttgttattcttggcaTACATGAACATGCATTTAGTCTCACGAGTATGACTAAGATCAGCGATTTgcggataggttgttctttatgattaagtataattttATCTTCCCATATGCATTTCTTATTAGTGAtgtaatttttgtagttttccttaaCGTATTCCTGAATATTTATTCCTGAAATGCGTGTAAATCTCTCGTTACTCCCTCTTTTTTAATCTCTGTCCTTAACTTCTAttaaatctgtgtttctgagtgTATTTCTCCACACTCAGACGTTGACAAGTGCgtggagtcgcccagatcctctccATGCGGGACCATCCATTTTCAGTGTACAGATGTTTGTCGGGTTCCTGAAGATGCGTCGACGTTATATCATCCACACAAGCTTCCCCAACCCACCcagtgtaccacaagacaacaggcactGAGGTGGACAGGAGCGCGCGGCTGCATGCACCATTGAACAGGACGGTATTATATTCCTCCCTGTATGACTACAGCGAAGCAAGCCCAGAATGAAGTGTTGAGTGaccatgatgtgagtattgtggtttgcacattacacttttatctccacgtgtctcattttaaaaggttttgaacttttcttgttaatttttttttcaggacttattactgttgacgccatttcaatattgttccaaatcttgttccaggattcagtactactaacaccaaagaagtgagggaagtgtttggagtgagcgtgcaagacATACAACAGCCACGAGATTGCTACTGCCGgtgtagccaaaggaacaagagcagcaggagaaggaggaagaagagggtgatTCTTGTATAACGTACCAGTGAActtctgaaggagagagagagagagagagagagagagagagagagagagagagagagaggttggccacgaatcttcatcactggtgtagttgaccatttgtagatttgggggataaatttgtagattttgtacacagttgtagatgtgtagtaggtaaggttttttgcaatgccttatgtACTcgtacaccagcagaaaaccgtgGTATGTAGAAGTTGTGCATAGCATTGTGATAGGAATGTATatagtgtacatatgtatattgtaTTTAAAAGAGGAGAGCGTAGACCAACAGAGGAAAGTAACCTCTTGGAACACGAGTCCTctactcatcactcatcattcctgtcaccTATCATGATCGTTTATGCCTTAAGGACCAAATGACAA of the Portunus trituberculatus isolate SZX2019 chromosome 42, ASM1759143v1, whole genome shotgun sequence genome contains:
- the LOC123517403 gene encoding trichohyalin-like, whose product is MREFGLVLGDIQNYTYRRHRDHLPHKLTQELLAWSSSFLKEALEDAQQGYLRLSEKHSDVLRENLQVLGDLQVLRQERAALQQERALLHDEQATLLAKHEDLHQEHVALLHQHEALLQVHETLQRQHETLQTDHAGLAKDQRDLGAAHGSLKRSFRDVQQELHGLREQHNSLRQDHLRLQDVKESLLDDVDEMAAINHQMAERINNIMEEWQRTEEEKKHHAQSLLLRADQEKKWALTEAQEKYDMLMKEKKAVEDELTYTKKEYEQAQEEKERLMKDMAEMAVKEQQIANSARTAVDEWHATKETMMQHVESLQAKVDREKNKITSEAPLRYKEIEEERKAMKDELSLLKKAYQEAQEEKVEIRQYHERAVYVAALTIDRLQKGCATISEEHGQGKATDDERTKEEWQVAQLMQEAEHKERLSTIDIVTEFESQDTSENRYQGYEVFYQSEHLVPEEQEKESRENSEHASEHAQRLANAVNEQIFKHERQLLGFEKNDTKEGDETQESKLERKIADQEYRESSEQASEHAQRLANAVNEQILKHERLLLGLEKKYTKEVDETQESKPERKFADQEYQESSEQASEHAQRLANAVNEQILKHERLLLGFEKNDTKEGDETQEKKHQRRIWERNEL
- the LOC123517811 gene encoding low-density lipoprotein receptor-related protein 8-like, with translation MNNSGVKIQSQHLTHTMQCWQTYLQTTPARNSNDLCASDSQFSYCCVNGIPKQRMCDGFNDYCSNGEDEFVQLCGTDECREKNVGCEPLCINTRESYYCQCRPAY